A genomic window from Sulfurospirillum diekertiae includes:
- a CDS encoding ribonuclease HI, with the protein MIRLFSDGSVNTQTHVGFGAYLIVLENTTLEALKTLHVKVKAFTQTSSTKLELQTLLWALDEVKDLADEIVIYTDSQNIIGLPSRRERFERNEYATKQKKVHEHAALYQTFYRVMDELKCSLVKVKGHKLSCDKDEIDQYFTLVDRASREALRKSSLS; encoded by the coding sequence GTGATACGACTTTTTAGCGATGGCAGTGTCAATACCCAAACCCACGTTGGGTTTGGCGCGTATCTCATTGTGCTTGAAAATACGACGTTAGAAGCGCTTAAGACTTTACATGTAAAGGTCAAAGCCTTTACACAAACCTCTTCAACGAAGCTTGAACTTCAGACGTTACTATGGGCATTGGACGAGGTCAAAGATTTGGCGGATGAGATTGTGATTTACACCGATTCCCAAAATATTATCGGTTTGCCGAGCAGAAGAGAGCGGTTTGAGCGCAATGAGTATGCGACAAAACAGAAGAAGGTTCATGAGCATGCCGCGTTATACCAAACGTTTTACAGGGTAATGGATGAACTGAAGTGTTCTTTGGTGAAAGTAAAAGGGCATAAGCTCTCATGCGATAAAGATGAAATCGATCAGTACTTTACCTTAGTAGACCGTGCCTCGCGTGAAGCCCTTCGAAAAAGTAGTCTTTCCTAG
- a CDS encoding bifunctional GNAT family N-acetyltransferase/carbon-nitrogen hydrolase family protein, with protein sequence MGNSDDLKQTNKLILRNLELEDYEQVKKIMDRVYPTLGGWTIAEFSAQLSTFAEGQICIEDDGKVIAAAQSLIVDYDKFGDRHTYNQITDNGLISTHDPKGNTLYGLDIFVDPDYRGLRLGRRLYDARKELCYRLNLKRIIAGGRIPGYAEHAHEMTPSKYIELVKDKELRDHVLGFQLANDFHVRRVLKGYLKGDAASREYATLLEWSNVDYEEPHTNPTVNRGIVRVGIVQWQMRSVKSVEEFLDQVEFFVDAMAGYNADFVLFPEFFNAPLMALRSDENPETAIRTVAAHTDTLVEKIGQFAVRYNINIIAGSMPEYDGNTLYNASYLCRRDGTKDSQKKLHITPDEEAYWGMHGGDKLCVFETDVGRVGILVCYDVEYPELPRLLADQGIDILFVPYWTDTKNSYLRVRRCAQARAIENECYVAISGSVGTLPRVENMDIQYSQSAVFSPSDFAFPHDATIAEATPNTEMTLVADLDLSLLKEIRERGSVRNLHARRNDLYSLRWKGDKDDFVVVSG encoded by the coding sequence ATGGGAAACAGTGACGATTTAAAACAGACAAACAAACTGATACTACGTAATTTAGAACTCGAAGATTATGAGCAAGTTAAAAAGATTATGGACAGAGTTTACCCCACTCTTGGGGGTTGGACGATTGCAGAGTTTAGCGCACAACTGAGCACGTTTGCGGAAGGGCAAATCTGCATTGAAGATGATGGCAAAGTGATAGCCGCGGCACAGAGTTTGATCGTCGATTATGATAAATTTGGCGATCGCCATACCTACAACCAAATCACAGACAATGGACTCATCTCCACACACGATCCCAAAGGCAATACGCTGTACGGGTTAGACATTTTTGTTGACCCCGATTACCGAGGGCTTCGCCTAGGGCGCAGGCTTTACGATGCGCGTAAAGAGCTCTGCTACCGTCTGAATCTCAAACGTATTATCGCGGGAGGGCGCATTCCAGGCTACGCGGAACATGCGCATGAGATGACCCCTTCCAAATACATTGAACTCGTCAAAGACAAAGAGCTACGGGACCATGTTTTAGGCTTTCAACTGGCCAATGACTTTCATGTCAGGCGTGTTTTAAAAGGCTATCTCAAAGGGGACGCCGCATCTCGCGAGTATGCCACGCTTCTGGAGTGGAGTAATGTGGACTATGAAGAACCGCATACAAATCCAACGGTCAATCGTGGTATCGTGCGTGTGGGTATTGTGCAGTGGCAGATGCGCAGTGTTAAAAGTGTCGAAGAGTTTTTGGATCAAGTCGAGTTTTTTGTGGACGCGATGGCGGGCTACAATGCTGACTTTGTCCTTTTCCCTGAATTTTTCAATGCTCCACTCATGGCTTTACGCTCCGATGAAAACCCTGAAACGGCGATTCGTACTGTTGCGGCACACACAGACACCTTAGTTGAGAAAATAGGGCAATTTGCGGTGCGTTACAACATCAACATCATCGCAGGCAGTATGCCCGAATACGATGGCAATACACTCTACAACGCCAGTTATTTGTGCCGTCGTGATGGTACGAAAGATTCACAGAAAAAACTGCACATCACGCCCGATGAAGAGGCGTACTGGGGCATGCACGGAGGGGACAAACTCTGCGTGTTTGAAACCGATGTGGGACGTGTGGGCATTTTGGTCTGTTACGATGTCGAGTACCCCGAACTTCCACGCCTCTTAGCCGATCAAGGCATTGATATTCTTTTTGTGCCGTATTGGACAGATACCAAAAACAGTTACTTACGTGTGCGTCGTTGTGCACAAGCAAGGGCGATTGAAAACGAGTGTTATGTCGCTATTTCAGGCAGTGTCGGCACGCTTCCAAGGGTTGAAAACATGGATATTCAGTACTCTCAATCCGCGGTCTTTAGCCCGTCTGATTTTGCATTTCCGCACGATGCCACCATCGCCGAAGCAACGCCAAATACAGAGATGACCTTGGTCGCCGATCTTGATCTCAGTCTTTTAAAAGAGATACGTGAACGAGGAAGCGTGCGCAATTTACATGCACGCCGTAATGATTTGTATAGCTTGCGTTGGAAGGGTGACAAAGATGATTTTGTTGTCGTTAGCGGCTAG
- a CDS encoding coiled coil domain-containing protein, with amino-acid sequence MSDKKLYEQKIQAEFDTCKAQVDKFKAEASGASANAQIEMHKQIKQLEEKMSEGKTKLQELADASEEKFDEMKKGVESIWQSTKSTLHHASKHFGK; translated from the coding sequence ATGAGTGATAAAAAACTTTACGAACAAAAAATACAAGCAGAATTTGACACCTGCAAAGCACAAGTAGATAAATTTAAAGCGGAAGCTTCAGGTGCGAGTGCCAATGCTCAAATAGAGATGCATAAACAGATCAAACAACTTGAAGAAAAAATGAGTGAGGGTAAAACCAAACTTCAAGAGCTTGCCGATGCAAGCGAAGAGAAATTTGATGAGATGAAAAAAGGGGTTGAATCTATTTGGCAATCCACCAAATCGACGCTTCACCACGCTTCAAAACATTTCGGCAAATAA